The Desulfuromonas versatilis genome has a segment encoding these proteins:
- a CDS encoding Lrp/AsnC family transcriptional regulator, whose amino-acid sequence MIDDIDLQILHILQEKARIPNAEVARQVGMAPSAVLERIRKLEDRGIVEGYEVRLNPSHFGQQLAAFVFVEASRAGNGRLAGELANLTGVQEVHQVAGEDGYLVKLRVAGTEELGRILRDEFAAIEGVRSTRTHVVLSTTKETRRIDLERAQTTP is encoded by the coding sequence ATGATCGACGATATTGACCTGCAGATTCTGCACATACTTCAGGAAAAAGCGCGGATCCCCAATGCCGAGGTGGCCCGCCAGGTGGGCATGGCCCCGTCGGCGGTGCTGGAGCGGATCCGCAAGCTGGAGGACCGGGGGATCGTCGAGGGCTACGAGGTGCGCCTCAACCCCAGCCACTTCGGCCAGCAGCTGGCGGCCTTCGTCTTCGTCGAGGCGAGCCGCGCCGGCAACGGCCGGCTGGCGGGGGAGCTGGCAAACCTCACCGGAGTGCAGGAGGTCCACCAGGTTGCCGGCGAGGACGGCTACCTGGTCAAGCTGCGGGTGGCGGGCACCGAGGAGCTGGGACGCATCCTGCGCGACGAGTTCGCGGCCATCGAGGGGGTGCGCAGCACCCGCACCCACGTGGTGCTGTCGACCACCAAGGAAACCCGGCGCATCGACCTGGAACGCGCCCAGACCACGCCCTAA
- the lysA gene encoding diaminopimelate decarboxylase, with translation MPMSESFKQRLFPVVKQIAEHYGTPFHIYDEAGIRETGENLKKAFAGIEGFREYYAVKALPNKRILQIMKELGFGFDCSSIPELILSRELGGRGEDIMFTSNNTSIEEFRFAEADGGCILNLDDISLIPKVPEFPELICFRYNPGPRRTGNVIIGNPVEAKYGVTHEQVVEAYRQAKERGAKRFGLHTMVASNELDYTYMVETARMVLEIAELVEKELGIRFEFVNIGGGFGIPYKPEQQPLNIAAMAKEITAQFEAFKARHGYAPRMYMESGRFMTGPHGALVTTAINHKDTYRKYVGLDACMSSLMRPALYGSYHHIDVLGKENQPKSEVYDVVGSLCENNDKFAIQRELPPIEEGDLVILHDSGAHGHAMGFQYNGRLRPKELLLREDGSVELIRRAETVEDYFATYNFQPDAFTPAKG, from the coding sequence ATGCCCATGTCCGAATCGTTCAAGCAGCGGCTGTTCCCGGTGGTCAAGCAGATCGCCGAGCACTACGGCACCCCCTTCCACATCTACGATGAGGCCGGCATCCGCGAAACCGGCGAGAACCTGAAAAAGGCCTTCGCCGGCATCGAGGGGTTCCGCGAGTACTACGCGGTCAAGGCCCTGCCCAACAAGCGCATCCTGCAGATCATGAAGGAGCTGGGCTTCGGTTTCGACTGCAGCTCGATCCCCGAGCTGATCCTCAGCCGCGAGCTGGGCGGCCGCGGCGAGGACATCATGTTCACCTCGAACAACACCAGCATCGAGGAGTTCCGCTTTGCTGAAGCAGACGGCGGCTGCATCCTCAACCTGGACGACATCTCGCTGATCCCCAAGGTTCCCGAGTTCCCCGAGCTGATCTGCTTCCGCTACAACCCGGGACCGCGGCGCACCGGCAACGTGATCATCGGCAACCCCGTCGAGGCCAAGTACGGCGTCACCCACGAGCAGGTGGTCGAGGCCTACCGCCAAGCCAAAGAGCGCGGCGCCAAGCGCTTCGGCCTGCACACCATGGTCGCCTCCAACGAGCTCGACTACACCTACATGGTGGAGACCGCCCGCATGGTGCTGGAGATCGCCGAGCTGGTGGAGAAGGAGCTCGGTATCCGCTTCGAGTTCGTCAACATCGGCGGCGGCTTCGGCATCCCCTACAAGCCCGAGCAGCAGCCGCTGAACATCGCCGCCATGGCCAAGGAGATCACCGCCCAGTTCGAGGCCTTCAAGGCCCGCCACGGTTACGCCCCGCGCATGTACATGGAGAGCGGCCGCTTCATGACCGGCCCCCACGGCGCCCTGGTGACCACCGCCATCAACCACAAGGACACCTACCGCAAGTACGTCGGCCTGGACGCCTGCATGTCGTCGCTGATGCGCCCGGCCCTCTACGGCTCGTACCACCACATCGACGTGCTCGGCAAAGAGAACCAGCCCAAGAGCGAGGTCTACGACGTGGTCGGCTCGCTGTGCGAAAACAATGACAAGTTCGCCATCCAGCGCGAACTGCCCCCCATCGAGGAGGGCGACCTGGTGATCCTCCACGACAGCGGCGCCCACGGCCACGCCATGGGCTTTCAGTACAACGGCCGGCTGCGCCCCAAGGAGCTGCTGCTGCGCGAAGACGGCAGCGTGGAGCTGATCCGCCGCGCCGAGACGGTGGAAGACTATTTCGCCACCTACAACTTCCAGCCCGACGCCTTCACCCCCGCCAAGGGGTAA
- a CDS encoding PilZ domain-containing protein, with protein sequence MDSHKFQQFFVEPRVVRIELPVKGPESIFNCRVSLAEDAQLEVLFPPGKLPLGQLRRGFRGVLLCKGEMGVFTLVVAIEKIRDDRHLQISVVQASSPEQKRDHFRVDAQIQLAYWPLDAPPGYQPPVPVKVNIGGGGLRMPIEKPLPKGTRLGMLLILPSEKEHLIECCAEVVRLFQRSNGTREAAVSFFDMRLKDQDRITAFCFDQQRHLLRTKVRIL encoded by the coding sequence ATGGATTCCCATAAATTTCAACAATTTTTCGTCGAACCGCGGGTAGTCAGGATCGAACTGCCCGTAAAAGGCCCGGAAAGCATCTTCAACTGCCGAGTCAGCCTGGCCGAGGACGCTCAGCTCGAGGTGCTGTTTCCACCTGGCAAACTACCCCTCGGACAATTGCGCCGGGGCTTCCGCGGTGTCCTGCTTTGCAAGGGGGAGATGGGGGTATTCACCCTGGTGGTCGCAATTGAAAAAATCCGCGACGACCGTCACCTGCAGATCAGCGTGGTACAGGCAAGCTCCCCTGAGCAGAAGCGGGATCATTTTCGTGTCGATGCCCAGATTCAGCTGGCCTATTGGCCCCTGGACGCCCCGCCCGGCTACCAACCCCCCGTCCCGGTCAAAGTCAACATCGGCGGCGGCGGTCTGCGCATGCCGATCGAGAAACCGCTGCCTAAGGGGACACGCCTGGGCATGCTGCTGATTCTCCCTTCCGAAAAGGAACATCTCATCGAATGCTGCGCCGAGGTGGTACGGCTGTTCCAGCGTTCCAACGGCACCCGGGAGGCCGCTGTGAGTTTCTTCGATATGCGTCTGAAGGACCAGGACCGCATCACCGCTTTCTGCTTTGACCAGCAGCGGCATCTGCTGCGCACGAAAGTCCGCATCCTCTAG
- a CDS encoding dodecin family protein — MSVAKVIEIHAEGKSMEDAAGSALKEAAKTVDNIRSIYIQDIQAIVENNQIVKYRVNAKLTFVIKG; from the coding sequence ATGTCGGTAGCCAAGGTCATCGAAATCCACGCGGAGGGCAAAAGCATGGAGGACGCCGCCGGTTCGGCGCTGAAGGAGGCGGCCAAAACCGTCGACAACATTCGCAGTATCTACATCCAGGACATTCAGGCCATTGTTGAGAACAACCAGATCGTCAAATACCGCGTCAACGCCAAATTGACCTTTGTGATCAAGGGCTGA
- a CDS encoding L,D-transpeptidase family protein, whose amino-acid sequence MTTLAKTICKLIPVFFLFFSTTSSILAAGPLEPPLNQAVRESLRVRLETSVPTQGLSAAGDSLLATAALPEFYQQRLFHPAWIHDGRPGEAAAEILEAIRQADLEGLVPEHYHLEAIEKLLARISADIAVPLNMSGALADLDLLLTDAFLVLSSHYLNGRINPATVDPEWHARRNQTDPVPLLQSALETGRIRETLQGLLPGQAEYAGLRQALEHYRKIAAAGGWPRIAEGVKLQKGDRGPRVAALRERLAITADLDAELVHGDIFDSALNEAVLRFQRRHGLTDDGVVGKGTLAALNLPAEDRVRQIEVNLERWRWLPRDLGERHILVNIADFHLWVREKSDVVLEMRVVVGKPYRRTPVFSGRMTYLVLNPYWQVPHKLAVEDILPMVKKDPNHLEKINMKVFQGWGADAKAIDPATINWRELHRKRFPYRLRQDPGPINALGRIKFMLPNQYDIYLHDTPAKELFRKDTRTFSSGCIRLEKPLELAEYLLRGSRLEGRQAISDALQGAVDRIQPLPQPIPVHLLYWTSWVEQDGTVQFRQDIYERDQVLDAALSATPPAPEA is encoded by the coding sequence ATGACAACCCTGGCCAAAACCATCTGCAAGCTGATCCCGGTTTTTTTCCTGTTTTTTTCCACAACCAGCAGCATCCTCGCCGCAGGTCCCCTCGAACCGCCCCTGAACCAGGCGGTTCGCGAGTCGCTGCGGGTGCGCCTCGAGACCTCCGTGCCCACCCAGGGGCTGTCCGCCGCGGGCGACAGCCTGCTGGCCACCGCGGCGCTGCCCGAATTCTACCAGCAGCGGCTTTTCCACCCCGCCTGGATCCACGATGGGCGCCCCGGAGAGGCGGCAGCCGAAATTTTGGAGGCCATCCGCCAGGCCGACCTGGAAGGGCTGGTTCCCGAGCATTACCACCTGGAGGCCATCGAGAAACTGCTGGCCCGGATTTCCGCCGACATCGCGGTACCGCTCAACATGAGCGGTGCGCTGGCCGACCTCGACCTGCTGCTGACCGATGCCTTCCTGGTTTTGAGTAGCCATTACCTCAACGGCCGCATCAACCCGGCCACCGTGGACCCTGAATGGCACGCCCGGCGCAACCAGACCGACCCGGTGCCCCTGCTGCAGAGTGCCCTGGAAACCGGCCGCATCAGGGAGACTCTCCAGGGACTGCTACCCGGGCAGGCTGAATATGCCGGGCTTCGCCAAGCTCTGGAGCACTACCGCAAGATCGCCGCTGCAGGCGGGTGGCCGCGGATTGCCGAGGGCGTCAAACTGCAGAAAGGCGACCGCGGCCCCCGGGTGGCCGCGCTGCGCGAACGGTTGGCGATCACCGCCGATCTCGATGCGGAACTCGTCCATGGCGACATTTTCGACAGCGCGCTGAATGAGGCGGTGCTTCGCTTTCAGAGGCGCCACGGCCTGACCGACGACGGCGTGGTGGGCAAGGGGACCCTGGCGGCCCTTAATCTGCCCGCCGAGGACCGGGTCCGGCAGATCGAGGTCAACCTCGAGCGCTGGCGCTGGCTCCCCCGCGATCTGGGCGAACGGCATATCCTGGTCAATATCGCCGACTTTCACCTCTGGGTTCGCGAGAAAAGCGACGTGGTACTGGAGATGAGGGTGGTCGTGGGCAAACCCTACCGGCGCACCCCTGTTTTCTCGGGGCGCATGACCTACCTGGTGCTCAATCCCTACTGGCAGGTCCCCCACAAGCTCGCCGTGGAAGATATTCTGCCAATGGTCAAGAAGGACCCGAACCACCTGGAAAAAATCAACATGAAGGTTTTCCAGGGGTGGGGCGCCGACGCCAAGGCCATCGACCCCGCCACCATCAACTGGCGCGAGCTGCACCGCAAACGCTTCCCCTACCGGCTGCGCCAGGATCCGGGGCCGATCAACGCCCTGGGGCGCATCAAGTTCATGCTCCCCAACCAGTACGACATCTACCTGCACGACACGCCTGCCAAGGAGCTGTTCCGCAAGGACACGCGCACCTTCAGCTCCGGCTGTATCCGCCTGGAGAAGCCGCTCGAACTGGCCGAATACCTGCTGCGGGGCAGCCGCCTCGAGGGGCGGCAAGCTATCAGTGACGCCCTGCAGGGTGCCGTCGACCGCATTCAGCCGCTGCCCCAGCCGATTCCGGTTCATCTGTTATACTGGACCAGTTGGGTCGAACAGGACGGCACCGTCCAATTCCGTCAGGATATTTACGAGCGCGACCAGGTCCTCGACGCCGCGCTCTCGGCAACACCTCCCGCCCCCGAAGCCTGA
- a CDS encoding 50S ribosomal protein L11 methyltransferase, which yields MYQPLQIGRRFCVLPPGQGWDTPGSIPLFMLRGPFGSGLHETTASCLEILEKIEGLAGSRVLDLGCGTGILAIAVLKLGAREAQGIDINPEAVAVAAENRRHNELEGRLELVTGVLEDAAPQSFDLVMANIHCDLLIDRAGELLSRARPGGRLLLSGMPLEYQDAICQVYQQLGCRLLERRQMSEFASVLLQRGQSC from the coding sequence ATGTACCAACCACTGCAAATCGGCAGACGTTTCTGCGTCCTCCCCCCCGGCCAGGGCTGGGACACTCCGGGCAGCATCCCGCTGTTCATGTTGCGTGGCCCATTCGGCTCGGGCCTGCATGAGACCACCGCCAGCTGCCTGGAAATTCTGGAAAAGATCGAGGGCCTGGCCGGAAGCCGGGTTCTGGACCTGGGGTGTGGGACGGGGATCCTGGCCATTGCGGTTCTCAAGTTGGGCGCCCGGGAGGCACAGGGGATCGATATCAATCCCGAAGCGGTGGCCGTGGCCGCGGAAAACCGCCGCCACAACGAACTGGAGGGGAGACTGGAGCTGGTCACGGGGGTGCTGGAAGACGCCGCGCCGCAGAGCTTCGACCTGGTCATGGCCAATATCCACTGCGACCTGCTCATCGACCGGGCCGGCGAACTGCTCAGCCGGGCGCGCCCGGGGGGGAGACTGCTGCTATCGGGGATGCCCCTGGAATACCAGGATGCGATCTGCCAGGTCTACCAGCAACTGGGTTGTCGACTGCTGGAGCGGCGCCAGATGAGCGAATTTGCCTCGGTTTTGCTGCAGCGGGGCCAGAGCTGCTGA
- a CDS encoding YqgE/AlgH family protein: MKRTRLARAWKFLLCLMLTLTAAGGTAQVFGQTGMAPRVGTFLVAAEAIKDPRFQQTVILLVRHDLGGTVGLVVNRPAVVAPQKVLPELPEQFAGLFFGGPVSPLRPMVLLRSSNPPADSLAVLERTHVVGLDEVLRHLTGGGRPGELFRIYLGYAGWSAGQLAREISRGDWQVVAGEEKAIFEEDPAGLWERLHQAGTIITI, from the coding sequence ATGAAACGAACGCGACTGGCCCGGGCCTGGAAATTCCTGCTCTGCCTGATGCTGACGCTGACGGCGGCCGGCGGGACGGCGCAGGTCTTCGGGCAGACCGGCATGGCTCCGCGGGTCGGCACCTTTCTGGTGGCGGCCGAGGCTATTAAGGACCCACGCTTCCAGCAGACGGTGATTCTGCTGGTTCGCCACGACCTGGGCGGCACCGTCGGACTGGTGGTCAACCGGCCGGCCGTTGTCGCTCCCCAGAAGGTACTGCCCGAACTGCCCGAACAGTTTGCCGGACTTTTTTTCGGCGGACCGGTGTCACCGCTCCGCCCCATGGTCCTGCTGCGCAGCAGCAACCCTCCGGCCGATTCACTGGCAGTTCTGGAGCGAACCCACGTGGTCGGGCTTGACGAGGTGCTGCGCCACCTGACCGGGGGCGGACGCCCCGGCGAGTTGTTCCGCATCTACCTGGGGTATGCCGGCTGGAGCGCCGGCCAACTGGCCCGGGAAATCTCCCGCGGCGACTGGCAGGTGGTTGCGGGCGAGGAAAAGGCCATTTTCGAGGAAGATCCCGCCGGGCTCTGGGAGCGGTTGCACCAGGCCGGAACCATCATCACCATCTGA
- the ald gene encoding alanine dehydrogenase gives MIVGVLREIKAEENRVCMTPAGVEVMSSNGHKVLVESAAGVGSGFSDQAYLEAGAEIVATPAEIYRRAEMVMHVKEPQPSEYGMIREGQILFTYFHFAASEELTRAMLKTGSIDIAYETITAANGSLPLLTPMSEVAGRMAAQQAAKYVERAQGGRGILLGGVPGVAPATVLVIGGGVVGTHAAQMACGLGAKVYLLDTNLERLRHLSEIMPKNCFPMMSSPAAIRELVQEADVVIGAVLVHGAKAPRLVTREMLTTMKQGAVLVDVAIDQGGCFETSRPTTHGAPTYSVEGVLHYCVANMPGAVPLTSTVALTNATLPYAVAIANQGWQQVARENPHIKEGINVACGKVTYRGVAEAFGLEYTPVDELLAPAPGSGKPLAAAPG, from the coding sequence ATGATCGTTGGGGTGCTGAGGGAAATCAAAGCCGAGGAAAACCGCGTCTGCATGACCCCGGCCGGGGTCGAGGTGATGAGCAGCAACGGTCACAAGGTGCTGGTGGAGAGTGCCGCCGGCGTGGGCAGCGGCTTCAGCGACCAGGCTTACCTCGAGGCCGGCGCCGAGATCGTCGCCACCCCCGCAGAGATCTACCGGCGCGCCGAGATGGTCATGCACGTCAAGGAGCCCCAGCCCTCCGAGTACGGGATGATCCGCGAGGGGCAGATCCTCTTCACCTACTTCCACTTCGCCGCCTCCGAAGAGCTGACCCGGGCCATGCTCAAGACCGGCTCGATCGATATCGCCTACGAGACCATCACCGCCGCCAACGGCTCGCTGCCCCTGCTCACCCCGATGAGCGAGGTGGCCGGGCGCATGGCCGCCCAGCAGGCGGCCAAGTACGTCGAGCGGGCCCAGGGCGGCCGCGGCATCCTGCTCGGCGGCGTCCCCGGGGTGGCGCCGGCCACGGTTCTGGTGATCGGCGGCGGGGTGGTCGGCACCCACGCGGCGCAGATGGCCTGCGGGCTGGGCGCCAAGGTTTACCTGCTCGACACCAACCTGGAGCGGCTGCGCCACCTCTCGGAGATCATGCCCAAGAACTGCTTCCCGATGATGAGCTCGCCGGCGGCCATCCGCGAGCTGGTGCAGGAGGCCGACGTGGTGATCGGCGCGGTGCTGGTGCACGGCGCCAAAGCGCCCAGGCTGGTGACCCGCGAAATGCTCACGACCATGAAACAGGGCGCGGTGCTGGTCGACGTGGCCATCGACCAGGGGGGCTGCTTCGAGACCTCCCGGCCGACCACCCACGGCGCGCCGACCTACAGCGTGGAGGGGGTGCTGCACTACTGCGTGGCCAACATGCCCGGCGCGGTGCCGCTGACCTCGACGGTGGCCCTGACCAATGCCACGCTGCCCTACGCGGTGGCCATCGCCAACCAGGGGTGGCAGCAGGTGGCGCGGGAGAACCCGCACATCAAGGAGGGGATCAACGTCGCCTGCGGCAAGGTGACCTACCGGGGCGTGGCCGAAGCCTTCGGCCTGGAGTACACCCCGGTCGATGAGCTGCTTGCCCCCGCGCCCGGCTCGGGTAAACCCCTCGCGGCGGCTCCTGGCTGA
- a CDS encoding L-serine ammonia-lyase, iron-sulfur-dependent, subunit alpha, translating into METIRELFRIGTGPSSSHTMGPRKAAELFLAQVPDAACYRVTLFGALAATGRGHLTDRALEEVFGSRRLTLVWKPEEQLPLHPNALRFEALGASGEVLRSWDVYSVGGGALKGEGIAHTPRTVDCLETMDQVLERCAETGEAFWEYLESCEGKQIWGFLEEAWRVMSDSIERGLQAEGVLPGGLGLARKAHAFYRKAALYGPEFRQNALLCAYAYAVAEENASGGVIVTAPTCGASGVLPAVLRHLDEALGCGPKKIVRALATAGLVGNLVKHNASISGAEVGCQGEVGTACAMAAAAATQLYGGSIRQIEYAAEMGIEHHLGLTCDPVQGLVQIPCIERNAHAAARAMACCQFALLSDGVHKISFTEIVRVMKETGQALPPLYRETSGGGIAQAYRQRKKP; encoded by the coding sequence ATGGAAACGATCAGAGAGCTGTTTCGCATCGGCACCGGGCCCTCCAGCAGCCACACCATGGGGCCGCGCAAGGCGGCCGAGCTGTTTCTGGCGCAGGTTCCCGATGCGGCATGCTACCGGGTGACCCTGTTCGGCGCCCTGGCCGCCACCGGCCGCGGCCACCTGACCGACCGGGCCCTGGAGGAGGTCTTCGGCAGCCGAAGACTGACCCTGGTCTGGAAACCCGAAGAACAACTCCCCCTGCATCCCAACGCTCTGCGCTTCGAGGCGCTCGGCGCCTCGGGGGAGGTGCTGCGCAGCTGGGACGTCTACAGCGTCGGCGGCGGGGCGCTCAAAGGGGAGGGGATCGCACACACCCCGCGGACCGTGGATTGCCTGGAGACCATGGACCAGGTTCTCGAGCGTTGCGCGGAGACCGGCGAGGCGTTCTGGGAATACCTGGAGTCCTGCGAGGGGAAGCAGATCTGGGGCTTTCTGGAGGAGGCCTGGCGGGTCATGAGCGACTCCATCGAGCGGGGCCTGCAGGCCGAGGGGGTGCTCCCCGGGGGGCTGGGGCTCGCCCGCAAGGCCCATGCCTTTTACCGCAAGGCCGCGCTTTACGGTCCCGAGTTCAGGCAGAACGCGCTGCTTTGCGCCTACGCCTACGCCGTAGCCGAGGAGAACGCCTCCGGCGGTGTCATCGTGACCGCCCCGACCTGCGGCGCCTCGGGGGTGCTGCCGGCGGTGCTGCGCCATCTGGATGAGGCGCTGGGCTGCGGCCCGAAGAAAATCGTCCGCGCCCTGGCCACCGCGGGACTGGTCGGCAACCTGGTCAAGCACAACGCCTCCATCTCGGGGGCCGAGGTCGGCTGCCAGGGCGAGGTCGGCACCGCTTGCGCCATGGCGGCCGCGGCCGCCACCCAGCTCTACGGCGGCAGCATCCGGCAGATCGAATACGCCGCCGAGATGGGGATCGAGCACCACCTGGGCCTGACCTGCGACCCGGTCCAGGGGCTGGTGCAGATCCCCTGCATCGAGCGCAACGCCCACGCCGCCGCCCGCGCCATGGCCTGCTGCCAGTTCGCCCTGCTCTCCGACGGGGTGCACAAGATCAGTTTCACCGAGATCGTCCGGGTGATGAAGGAGACCGGCCAGGCCCTGCCGCCCCTCTACCGGGAGACTTCCGGCGGCGGCATCGCCCAGGCCTACCGGCAGCGGAAAAAGCCCTGA
- the lipB gene encoding lipoyl(octanoyl) transferase LipB: MADQTTDAERHPQQTSLPLILRHLGRQPYEPVWQRMQTFTDGRDAQTPDEIWLLEHERVFTQGRAGKAEHVLAPGDIPVVSVDRGGQVTYHGPGQLVGYLLIDLKRRGLTVRSLVAGIEEAIIATLAGYGVQAAIRAGAPGVYVAGAKIASIGLRVQRGCSFHGLSLNLDMDLEPFSRINPCGYQGLRMTQLRDLAGAVSQDKVAGQLAGHLVAKLGFGSSDIRNGWD; encoded by the coding sequence ATGGCAGATCAAACAACCGATGCAGAGCGCCACCCCCAGCAAACCAGCCTCCCGTTGATCCTCCGCCACCTCGGCCGCCAGCCCTACGAACCGGTCTGGCAGCGGATGCAGACCTTCACTGACGGCCGCGACGCTCAGACACCCGACGAGATCTGGCTTCTGGAGCACGAGCGGGTGTTCACCCAGGGACGGGCGGGAAAGGCCGAGCATGTTTTGGCTCCCGGCGACATTCCGGTGGTGAGCGTCGACCGGGGCGGGCAGGTGACCTATCACGGCCCCGGCCAGCTGGTAGGGTACCTGCTGATCGACCTCAAGCGGCGCGGGCTGACGGTGCGCTCGCTGGTGGCGGGGATCGAGGAGGCGATCATCGCCACTCTCGCCGGTTACGGGGTGCAGGCGGCGATCCGGGCGGGCGCTCCCGGCGTCTATGTGGCAGGGGCCAAAATCGCCTCCATCGGGCTGCGGGTGCAGCGCGGCTGCAGCTTCCATGGCCTTTCGCTGAACCTCGATATGGATCTGGAGCCTTTTTCGCGCATCAACCCCTGCGGCTACCAGGGGCTGCGCATGACCCAGCTGCGGGATCTGGCCGGAGCGGTGTCCCAGGACAAAGTCGCCGGACAACTCGCCGGGCACCTGGTTGCCAAGCTCGGTTTCGGGTCGAGCGACATTCGCAACGGGTGGGATTGA
- a CDS encoding DsbA family oxidoreductase has translation MISLALCCLSAFGGAELKPASIAETQKQKITITKVYDFACPWCYVSKRRLDQAMAQRPNIDFSINWIPFQLNPNMPREGRNRWEYYRNKFGEESDKKILEHHRRVGAGEDIAFCSDPEAMAPNTLAAHTLMYWGGQDPSVDTHVLAEKLYYSHHVACENIGDHDVLVRIAGEVGMDTTIVAQKLAAGDDQARVKEQINSVSSQGVRSVPYLVINNQYSMKGAQPVNALLEVFDLVTKRP, from the coding sequence ATGATCTCTCTGGCTCTTTGCTGCCTCTCGGCCTTTGGTGGGGCAGAATTAAAGCCTGCAAGCATTGCCGAAACGCAGAAACAAAAGATCACTATAACGAAGGTCTACGACTTTGCCTGCCCATGGTGTTATGTGAGTAAGCGACGTTTGGATCAGGCCATGGCGCAGCGGCCGAATATCGATTTTTCAATAAACTGGATACCCTTTCAGTTGAATCCCAATATGCCGCGCGAGGGTCGTAACCGCTGGGAATACTATCGCAACAAGTTCGGCGAAGAAAGCGACAAAAAGATACTGGAGCATCACAGAAGGGTCGGCGCTGGTGAAGATATTGCGTTTTGTTCTGATCCGGAGGCGATGGCTCCGAACACTCTTGCAGCCCACACTCTGATGTATTGGGGTGGGCAGGACCCAAGTGTCGATACCCATGTTTTAGCCGAAAAACTTTATTATTCCCACCATGTAGCCTGCGAAAACATCGGTGACCATGACGTGTTGGTACGAATCGCAGGAGAGGTCGGGATGGATACGACTATCGTGGCACAGAAACTTGCCGCCGGCGATGACCAGGCCAGAGTCAAAGAGCAGATAAACAGTGTAAGTTCTCAGGGCGTAAGAAGTGTTCCTTATTTGGTGATCAATAACCAATACAGCATGAAAGGGGCACAACCCGTTAACGCACTTCTCGAAGTTTTCGATCTTGTGACGAAGAGGCCGTAA
- a CDS encoding OsmC family protein, translating into MSQEVKVVINQVSASASKGTARQHAVLCDRPEAKGGTDQGAMGGELFLLGLGGCFMSNLLAAVKTREEKVGELTVEVVATLADSPQRFTAIDLRVGGQYSDKDLLHKLVTIAERGCIVANSIRNSVKLSFSIV; encoded by the coding sequence ATGTCCCAAGAAGTCAAAGTGGTGATAAACCAGGTATCTGCCAGCGCATCCAAGGGTACCGCAAGGCAGCATGCCGTCCTGTGCGACCGCCCGGAAGCCAAGGGGGGGACTGACCAGGGGGCGATGGGTGGGGAACTGTTTTTGTTGGGGCTCGGTGGGTGTTTTATGAGCAACCTTCTTGCCGCGGTCAAGACCCGAGAGGAAAAGGTGGGCGAATTGACCGTGGAGGTGGTTGCCACCCTGGCTGATTCTCCCCAGCGCTTTACCGCAATCGACTTGAGGGTTGGCGGACAGTATTCGGATAAAGACCTTCTGCATAAGCTTGTTACCATTGCGGAACGCGGCTGTATTGTCGCCAATTCGATTAGAAATTCCGTCAAACTGTCATTCTCGATCGTCTAA
- a CDS encoding haloacid dehalogenase type II yields MATTLAFDVYGTLINTHGVLAALEGLVGDRAHAFSQTWRDKQLEYSFRRGLMQNYEPFAVCTSQALDYTCDFYKTPLTRQQKSELLDIYRELPAFDDVKQGLTLLKEAGFRLFAFSNGEVAALERLLRAATIRELFLDLVSVDNLKSFKPSPAVYAHFLRQSQASGGCAWLISSNPFDVIGAISAGMKSAWVQRSADAVFDPWGIEPTITVSSLVDLAERMKA; encoded by the coding sequence ATGGCGACAACTCTGGCATTCGATGTGTACGGAACCTTGATCAACACCCACGGCGTGCTCGCCGCCCTGGAAGGGCTGGTTGGCGACAGGGCACACGCTTTTTCGCAAACCTGGCGAGACAAACAGCTCGAATACTCGTTCCGCCGCGGGCTCATGCAGAACTACGAACCCTTTGCCGTCTGCACAAGCCAGGCCCTCGATTACACCTGCGATTTCTACAAGACACCGCTGACCCGGCAGCAAAAAAGCGAGTTGCTGGACATTTACCGGGAACTTCCGGCATTTGATGACGTCAAGCAAGGCTTGACCCTGCTGAAGGAGGCGGGTTTTCGGCTTTTTGCTTTCTCCAACGGTGAGGTGGCTGCGCTCGAGCGACTGTTGCGTGCGGCAACCATCCGCGAGCTGTTTCTCGATCTCGTCAGTGTCGACAACCTCAAGTCTTTCAAGCCCAGCCCCGCGGTCTATGCCCATTTTTTAAGACAGTCGCAAGCCTCGGGCGGGTGCGCGTGGTTGATCTCCAGCAATCCGTTTGATGTCATCGGGGCGATTTCGGCGGGGATGAAGTCGGCCTGGGTGCAGCGCTCTGCTGACGCGGTTTTCGATCCCTGGGGGATCGAGCCGACCATTACGGTGAGCAGCCTGGTCGATCTGGCCGAGCGGATGAAGGCGTAG